The following proteins are encoded in a genomic region of Glycine max cultivar Williams 82 chromosome 18, Glycine_max_v4.0, whole genome shotgun sequence:
- the LOC100778280 gene encoding uncharacterized protein isoform X2 — translation MAPKRKRQMAVKDQNKGKAFKSHPTIQLARHLAEITSQIPPCVSSHAISHPTDPPARTSDVIPPPSILGVHSPCTSQPTNPDAECSLDMASEKTTSVRKKFVRQQVAEKDPNKGKASKSHPTKHRTAYLSQMTSQNPPCASRPTNSMEGAHLPARISDVSLPPSVEGVHSPCTSQPMNSDAGRTDRSFAALETQRNDAKPILYLDEQGFLPSRSAANGIGDILKRNFTDPWPSWKKIPISTRNSWFEEFLENFSVSPPDYNWAKKNFEMRGSVLMKNYLNKARTTMDKPHWIKDVVWERLCEHWTSEGFKKKSTQAKTNRASNYGASHTGGSISASQHRANMMKETGTAPTPLELFRRTHQRKDNTWVDRRSQHVNEAFARTLKHMTKRALAEGKPSPSELDVWCDVARSKKGKVYGLGMKSTVMATSPCYNCSSSSSREWVKKQEFDELTKEMEEVKNERDKLQARVANTERLLEHNNALIRELIESMNMPCII, via the exons ATGGCTCCAAAGAGGAAGCGCCAG ATGGCAGTCAAAGATCAGAATAAAGGAAAAGCTTTTAAGAGTCATCCAACAATTCAACTTGCTAGGCATCTAGCAGAGATAACTTCTCAAATTCCTCCATGTGTTTCATCACATGCAATATCTCATCCTACTGATCCTCCTGCTAGGACATCTGATGTGATACCTCCACCTTCAATACTAGGGGTACACTCTCCATGTACTTCACAACCAACAAATCCAGATGCAGAATGTAGCCTTGACATGGCCTCAGAGAAGACAACTTCTGTTCGCAAAAAGTTTGTTAGGCAGCAG GTGGCAGAGAAAGATCCGAATAAAGGAAAAGCTTCCAAGAGTCATCCAACGAAACACCGTACTGCATATCTATCACAGATGACTTCTCAAAATCCACCATGTGCATCACGACCAACTAATTCAATGGAAGGGGCACACCTACCTGCTAGGATATCTGATGTATCACTTCCACCTTCAGTGGAAGGGGTACACTCACCATGTACATCACAACCAATGAATTCAGATGCAGGACGTACTGATAGATCTTTTGCTGCATTAGAGACACAAAGAAATGATGCCAAGCCAATTTTATATCTTGATGAGCAAGG ATTCTTACCTTCTCGCTCTGCTGCTAATGGGATTGGGGATATCCTCAAGAGGAATTTTACTGATCCCTGGCCATCATGGAAAAAGATACCAATTAGCACAAGAAACTCTTGGTTTGAAGagtttttg GAAAACTTCTCTGTTTCTCCACCGGATTACAATTGGGCTAAAAAGAATTTTGAAATGCGAGGTTCAGTATTGATGAAAAATTATCTAAACAAGGCTCGAACCACAATGGATAAACCACATTGGATTAAAGATGTTGTCTGGGAGAGATTGTGCGAGCATTGGACATCTGAAGGATTCAAAAAGAAGAGTACCCAAGCAAAAACAAATCGGGCATCTAATTATGGAGCATCTCACACTGGTGGCTCTATTAGCGCTTCACAGCATAGAGCTAATATG ATGAAAGAGACTGGAACTGCTCCTACTCCATTGGAGTTGTTTCGTCGCACACACCAACGTAAGGACAACACATGGGTGGATAGGAGATCACAACATGTAAAT GAGGCATTTGCACGCACATTGAAACATATGACCAAAAGAGCATTGGCAGAAGGAAAACCTTCACCAAGTGAATTAGATGTGTGGTGCGATGTAGCTAGATCAAAGAAAGGAAAAGTATATGGACTTGGAATGAAATCTACAGTTATGGCAACAAGTCCTTGCTACAAttgttcatcttcttcatcaaggGAGTGGGTAAAAAAACAAGAGTTTGATGAATTGACCAAAGAGATGGaagaagttaaaaatgaaagagataAGCTTCAAGCCAGAGTTGCAAACACTGAGAGGCTTCTAGAGCATAACAATGCATTGATACGAGAATTGATTGAAAGCATGAACATGCCATGTATAATATAA
- the LOC100778280 gene encoding uncharacterized protein isoform X1 gives MAPKRKRQMAVKDQNKGKAFKSHPTIQLARHLAEITSQIPPCVSSHAISHPTDPPARTSDVIPPPSILGVHSPCTSQPTNPDAECSLDMASEKTTSVRKKFVRQQLQVAEKDPNKGKASKSHPTKHRTAYLSQMTSQNPPCASRPTNSMEGAHLPARISDVSLPPSVEGVHSPCTSQPMNSDAGRTDRSFAALETQRNDAKPILYLDEQGFLPSRSAANGIGDILKRNFTDPWPSWKKIPISTRNSWFEEFLENFSVSPPDYNWAKKNFEMRGSVLMKNYLNKARTTMDKPHWIKDVVWERLCEHWTSEGFKKKSTQAKTNRASNYGASHTGGSISASQHRANMMKETGTAPTPLELFRRTHQRKDNTWVDRRSQHVNEAFARTLKHMTKRALAEGKPSPSELDVWCDVARSKKGKVYGLGMKSTVMATSPCYNCSSSSSREWVKKQEFDELTKEMEEVKNERDKLQARVANTERLLEHNNALIRELIESMNMPCII, from the exons ATGGCTCCAAAGAGGAAGCGCCAG ATGGCAGTCAAAGATCAGAATAAAGGAAAAGCTTTTAAGAGTCATCCAACAATTCAACTTGCTAGGCATCTAGCAGAGATAACTTCTCAAATTCCTCCATGTGTTTCATCACATGCAATATCTCATCCTACTGATCCTCCTGCTAGGACATCTGATGTGATACCTCCACCTTCAATACTAGGGGTACACTCTCCATGTACTTCACAACCAACAAATCCAGATGCAGAATGTAGCCTTGACATGGCCTCAGAGAAGACAACTTCTGTTCGCAAAAAGTTTGTTAGGCAGCAG TTGCAGGTGGCAGAGAAAGATCCGAATAAAGGAAAAGCTTCCAAGAGTCATCCAACGAAACACCGTACTGCATATCTATCACAGATGACTTCTCAAAATCCACCATGTGCATCACGACCAACTAATTCAATGGAAGGGGCACACCTACCTGCTAGGATATCTGATGTATCACTTCCACCTTCAGTGGAAGGGGTACACTCACCATGTACATCACAACCAATGAATTCAGATGCAGGACGTACTGATAGATCTTTTGCTGCATTAGAGACACAAAGAAATGATGCCAAGCCAATTTTATATCTTGATGAGCAAGG ATTCTTACCTTCTCGCTCTGCTGCTAATGGGATTGGGGATATCCTCAAGAGGAATTTTACTGATCCCTGGCCATCATGGAAAAAGATACCAATTAGCACAAGAAACTCTTGGTTTGAAGagtttttg GAAAACTTCTCTGTTTCTCCACCGGATTACAATTGGGCTAAAAAGAATTTTGAAATGCGAGGTTCAGTATTGATGAAAAATTATCTAAACAAGGCTCGAACCACAATGGATAAACCACATTGGATTAAAGATGTTGTCTGGGAGAGATTGTGCGAGCATTGGACATCTGAAGGATTCAAAAAGAAGAGTACCCAAGCAAAAACAAATCGGGCATCTAATTATGGAGCATCTCACACTGGTGGCTCTATTAGCGCTTCACAGCATAGAGCTAATATG ATGAAAGAGACTGGAACTGCTCCTACTCCATTGGAGTTGTTTCGTCGCACACACCAACGTAAGGACAACACATGGGTGGATAGGAGATCACAACATGTAAAT GAGGCATTTGCACGCACATTGAAACATATGACCAAAAGAGCATTGGCAGAAGGAAAACCTTCACCAAGTGAATTAGATGTGTGGTGCGATGTAGCTAGATCAAAGAAAGGAAAAGTATATGGACTTGGAATGAAATCTACAGTTATGGCAACAAGTCCTTGCTACAAttgttcatcttcttcatcaaggGAGTGGGTAAAAAAACAAGAGTTTGATGAATTGACCAAAGAGATGGaagaagttaaaaatgaaagagataAGCTTCAAGCCAGAGTTGCAAACACTGAGAGGCTTCTAGAGCATAACAATGCATTGATACGAGAATTGATTGAAAGCATGAACATGCCATGTATAATATAA